A genomic segment from Danio aesculapii chromosome 17, fDanAes4.1, whole genome shotgun sequence encodes:
- the zgc:162964 gene encoding Golgi resident protein GCP60, whose translation MMEFDGEDHGSDRLEKTFSENGINTETHALDSQEDHKTCQDNETPQKSWSLDRNWGFSLEELFRLALKFFKEMNGKAFNPTYEENLRLVALHKQITLGPYNPNSCPDIGFFDVLGNDRRKEWLSLGSMAKEDAMEDFVKLLNSCCSLFAPYVTSHKIEKEDQERRQKEEEERLRLEREEQERRLLKEEEQRREEEERRAIEEEQRRKEEAERLQIERQKQQIMAVLNAQTAVQFQLYAKQQYPDNPEQQQLLIRQLQEQHFQQYVQQALRLQQMASQKQQEESTVIQTSEALPAPVSNEAVSICNPNSQSNSLDNHEQQKDQKSFHLVVEGETGVVPIVAPSMWTRPQIKEFKEKVLHDEDSVITVGRGEVLTIRVPTHPDGSYLFWEFATDHYDIGFGLHFEWKDLTAPTSSNNGGETITETKEGTAQAEGEKTTEQGRIPLVNEVVPVSRRDSHEEVYAGSHQYPGEGVHLLKFDNSYSLWRPKVVYYRVYYTR comes from the exons ATGATGGAGTTTGACGGAGAAGATCATGGCAGCGACCGGCTCGAGAAAACCTTCTCCGAGAACGGCATTAACACCGAAACACACGCGCTGGACTCCCAAGAAGACCATAAAACATGTCAGGATAACGAAACACCGCAGAAGTCCTGGAGTTTGGACAGAAACTGGGGGTTTAGTTTAGAGGAGCTCTTCAGACTTGCGTTGAAATTCTTTAAAG AGATGAATGGAAAGGCTTTCAACCCAACATATGAAGAAAACCTTCGTTTGGTTGCACTACATAAGCAAATCACTCTCGGTCCTTATAATCCAAACAGCTGTCCAGACATTGGCTTCTTTGACGTACTGGGAAATGACAGAAG GAAAGAATGGCTTTCCCTGGGCAGCATGGCCAAAGAAGATGCCATGGAGGACTTTGTGAAGCTTCTGAACTCTTGTTGTAGTTTGTTTGCACCATATGTGACGTCACATAAAATTGAGAAGGAGGACCAAGAGAGGAGACA aaaagaagaagaagagcgTCTCAGGCTGGAGAGAGAAGAGCAGGAGAGAAGACTGCTGAAAGAAGAAGAACAACGCAGAGAAGAAGAGGAGAGGAGGGCAATAGAGGAGGAACAGAGAAGGAAAGAAGAGGCAGAGAGGTTACAGATAGAACGGCAAAA aCAGCAGATCATGGCTGTTCTGAATGCACAAACGGCAGTGCAGTTTCAACTGTATGCCAAACAACAGTATCCAGACAATCCAGAGCAGCAGCAGTTACTGATCAGACAACTGCAGGAACAACACTTCCAACAGTATGTCCAGCAGGCTCTCCGTTTACAGCAG ATGGCCTCGCAGAAACAGCAGGAAGAATCAACTGTGATTCAGACATCAGAAGCTCTTCCTGCTCCTGTTTCTAACGAAGCAGTGTCCATCTGCAACCCCAACAGCCAATCAAATTCATTAGACAATCACGAACAACAGAAAGACCAAAAATCCTTCCATTTAGTTGTGGAAGGGGAAACAGGAG TAGTACCTATCGTAGCTCCTTCAATGTGGACTCGGCCTCAAATAAAGGAGTTTAAGGAAAAGGTTCTGCATGATGAGGACTCTGTCATCACAGTGGGCCGAGGGGAAGTGCTGACCATCCGAGTTCCCACACATCCTGACGGCTCATACCTGTTTTGGGAATTTGCCACCGATCACTATGATATCGGTTTTGGGCTGCACTTCGAGTGGAAGGACTTGACCGCACCAACAAGCAGCAATAATGGAGGAGAAACTATAACTGAAACCAAAGAAG GCACAGCACAAGCCGAAGGAGAGAAAACAACCGAACAAGGCAGAATTCCTCTGGTAAATGAAGTGGTTCCAGTTTCTCGTCGGGACAGCCATGAGGAAGTTTACGCAGGCAGTCATCAGTATCCCGGTGAAGGAGTTCATCTTCTCAAATTTGACAATTCCTACTCCCTCTGGAGACCAAAGGTTGTGTATTATAGAGTTTATTACACCAGATAA